A stretch of Methanosphaerula palustris E1-9c DNA encodes these proteins:
- a CDS encoding 2-isopropylmalate synthase, which translates to MIALFGEKLRFFDTTLRDGEQTPGVSLTPDQKCIIATALAAVGVDVIEAGSAAASPGDRAAIRQIANAGLGVEVCTFVRAMTGDIDAAVECGVDSVHLVVPVSDLHIQKKLRKDRATVAAMANKAVDYAKERGLIVELSGEDASRADQSFLAEVFASGVEHGADRLCFCDTVGLMTPERTALMIPPLAAIAPLSIHCHDDLGFGLATTIAALKAGASCAHVTVNGLGERAGNTPLEEVVMALERLYGYDTRIRTERLYPLSVLVSRLTGVPLPAQKPIVGELAFTHESGIHADGILKDPSTYEPLAPETVGRTRRIILGKHSGSASVEAALQESGYRPTPAQLQVIVARVKHLGDQGHRVTDGDLAAIAEAVLEVSTEPVLVLKQFTVVSGSGVLPTASVTLLVNGAEVTNAATGTGPVDAAIEALRRSVADVAAISLLEYHVDAITGGTDALVEVTATLSNGEMTRTSRGAETDIIAASVEAVVQGMNRLLRRRDEDRR; encoded by the coding sequence GTGATTGCTTTATTTGGCGAAAAACTGCGCTTTTTTGATACCACCCTTCGGGATGGAGAACAGACACCGGGCGTCTCACTGACACCGGATCAGAAATGTATCATTGCCACAGCCCTTGCAGCTGTGGGTGTCGATGTGATCGAGGCCGGCTCAGCCGCTGCTTCTCCAGGAGACCGGGCAGCGATCCGACAGATCGCCAATGCCGGACTGGGGGTCGAGGTCTGTACGTTTGTACGGGCGATGACCGGTGACATCGATGCCGCTGTTGAATGTGGTGTCGATTCAGTCCACCTGGTGGTGCCGGTCTCCGACCTGCACATCCAGAAGAAACTCCGGAAGGATCGGGCAACCGTGGCAGCGATGGCGAATAAGGCTGTGGATTATGCTAAGGAGAGGGGTCTGATCGTGGAACTGAGTGGTGAAGATGCCTCCCGGGCGGATCAGTCCTTTCTGGCGGAGGTCTTTGCCAGCGGTGTCGAACACGGGGCCGACCGGCTCTGTTTCTGTGACACTGTCGGGCTGATGACTCCGGAACGGACCGCCCTGATGATCCCGCCGCTGGCGGCGATCGCGCCCCTCTCGATCCACTGTCATGACGACCTCGGTTTTGGGCTGGCGACGACGATCGCGGCCCTTAAGGCAGGAGCATCGTGTGCTCATGTGACCGTCAATGGTCTGGGCGAGCGGGCAGGAAACACTCCCCTCGAAGAGGTGGTGATGGCGCTGGAGCGGCTCTACGGTTATGACACCAGGATCCGGACCGAACGTCTCTACCCTCTCTCTGTCCTCGTCTCACGGTTGACTGGGGTACCCCTGCCGGCCCAGAAACCGATCGTCGGGGAACTGGCCTTCACGCATGAGAGTGGTATCCATGCCGACGGGATCCTCAAGGACCCGTCGACCTACGAGCCGCTCGCCCCTGAAACGGTCGGTAGGACCCGGCGGATCATCCTCGGCAAGCACTCGGGGAGTGCCAGTGTCGAGGCCGCGCTGCAGGAGTCGGGATATCGCCCGACCCCGGCCCAGCTGCAGGTGATCGTTGCACGGGTCAAACATCTGGGTGACCAGGGGCACCGGGTCACTGATGGCGACCTGGCTGCGATCGCAGAGGCGGTGCTGGAGGTTTCGACCGAACCTGTGCTGGTGCTGAAGCAGTTCACGGTGGTCTCGGGGTCTGGGGTTCTTCCGACGGCCTCGGTGACCCTGCTGGTGAACGGCGCGGAGGTGACCAACGCCGCGACCGGCACCGGGCCGGTGGACGCGGCGATCGAAGCGCTCCGCCGGTCGGTGGCTGACGTGGCCGCGATCAGTCTGCTGGAGTACCATGTGGATGCCATCACTGGCGGGACCGACGCGCTCGTCGAGGTG
- a CDS encoding dTDP-4-dehydrorhamnose 3,5-epimerase family protein, with amino-acid sequence MGTAIDGVVIKPLKVIPDERGWLMEILRNDDPIFTQFGQVYMTTAYPGVVKGWHYHKKQTDNFTCVHGMMKVALYDKREGSSTYGALMEIFVGEKNPVLISVPPGVYHGFKGIGTETAFFVSVPTLPYNYAEPDEYRLPPDTDEIPYDWGLLPGLKHG; translated from the coding sequence ATGGGAACAGCAATTGACGGTGTGGTTATCAAGCCACTGAAAGTCATCCCTGATGAACGGGGATGGCTGATGGAGATCCTCCGGAATGATGACCCGATCTTCACCCAGTTTGGACAAGTCTACATGACGACCGCGTACCCCGGCGTGGTGAAGGGGTGGCACTACCATAAAAAGCAGACCGACAACTTCACCTGTGTCCACGGGATGATGAAGGTCGCCCTGTACGACAAGCGGGAAGGATCGTCGACCTATGGAGCACTGATGGAGATCTTCGTCGGGGAGAAGAACCCAGTGCTGATCAGCGTGCCGCCGGGTGTCTACCATGGATTCAAAGGAATCGGAACAGAGACAGCGTTCTTCGTCTCGGTCCCGACACTTCCCTACAACTATGCCGAGCCAGATGAGTACCGCCTTCCACCGGACACCGATGAGATCCCGTACGACTGGGGTCTGCTGCCCGGGCTCAAGCATGGATGA
- the rfbB gene encoding dTDP-glucose 4,6-dehydratase: MMRLLVTGGSGFIGSNFVRYMLKEHPDLDLVNLDKLTYAGNPASLKDLEDDPQYTFVYGDICDPQVVEKAMSEHECDTVVHFAAESHVDRSIHDASAFVKTNLLGTATMLEAARKNGITRFIHISTDEVYGSTLEGAFVETDRLEPSSPYSSSKAGSDLLAKAYATTYGLNVSITRCSNNYGPYQFPEKLIPLFVTNLLEGGKVPIYGTGKNVREWIYVLDHCRAIDFVLTHGAKGEIYNIGSGVEKTNLAITDQILALLGKDQSSIEYVQDRPGHDFRYAINCTKLETMGWKPAYSFEEALTATINWYRENPWWWKPLKHPAV, from the coding sequence ATGATGAGACTACTGGTGACCGGCGGGTCAGGATTCATTGGTTCAAACTTTGTCAGGTACATGCTCAAGGAGCATCCTGACCTGGACCTGGTGAACCTGGACAAACTGACCTATGCCGGCAACCCGGCCAGCCTGAAGGATCTGGAAGACGACCCCCAGTATACCTTCGTATACGGGGACATCTGCGACCCCCAGGTTGTTGAGAAGGCGATGAGTGAACACGAGTGCGACACGGTCGTCCACTTCGCCGCTGAGAGCCACGTGGACCGGTCGATCCACGACGCCTCAGCCTTTGTCAAAACCAACCTGCTTGGGACCGCGACGATGCTGGAGGCCGCGAGAAAAAACGGGATCACCCGGTTCATTCATATCTCGACCGATGAGGTCTACGGGTCGACGCTCGAAGGGGCGTTCGTCGAGACCGACCGGCTCGAACCGTCGTCGCCGTACTCCTCCTCAAAAGCCGGGTCCGACCTGCTGGCGAAGGCTTATGCGACCACATACGGGCTGAACGTCTCGATCACCCGCTGCTCCAACAACTACGGTCCGTACCAGTTCCCAGAGAAGTTGATCCCCCTCTTCGTCACCAACCTGCTCGAGGGCGGGAAGGTGCCGATCTACGGAACCGGGAAGAATGTCCGGGAATGGATCTATGTGCTGGACCACTGCAGAGCTATCGACTTCGTGCTCACCCACGGGGCAAAAGGAGAGATCTACAACATCGGGTCAGGAGTCGAGAAGACCAACCTTGCGATCACCGACCAGATCCTCGCTCTGCTCGGGAAGGACCAGTCCTCGATCGAGTATGTGCAGGATCGGCCAGGGCATGACTTCCGGTACGCGATCAACTGCACGAAACTGGAGACGATGGGTTGGAAGCCGGCCTACTCGTTCGAAGAGGCGCTGACAGCCACCATCAACTGGTACAGGGAGAACCCATGGTGGTGGAAACCCCTGAAGCACCCGGCAGTCTGA
- the rfbD gene encoding dTDP-4-dehydrorhamnose reductase, whose translation MVVETPEAPGSLKGCSDEKASLRTLIFGGTGRLGRVLQCTYPSSVAVGHTVPITDKEAVRALVERVRPTLVLNAAAWTDVDGCEIDQTRALLVNGEGPGYIATACKEVGATLVHFSTDYVFSGDRMVYYEDDPVSPINVYGRAKALGEERVMAGCHDYRIIRTSRLFGPYGENFVTLMLQRSADKKTVTVINDEVSSPTYIPDLASMVPAVISAQPGIYHVTNSGSCSWYEFAAAVIGNAVPVHAAQCRKRAPRPRSSVLCSRTLPPLRSWQQALGKYLQELNR comes from the coding sequence ATGGTGGTGGAAACCCCTGAAGCACCCGGCAGTCTGAAAGGCTGTTCAGATGAAAAAGCGTCGCTCCGAACCCTGATCTTCGGGGGGACCGGCCGACTCGGCAGGGTGCTGCAATGCACCTATCCCAGTTCGGTCGCAGTCGGCCACACTGTCCCGATCACCGACAAGGAGGCGGTCAGGGCGCTGGTCGAACGGGTCAGGCCAACCCTGGTGCTGAATGCCGCGGCATGGACCGATGTGGACGGGTGCGAGATCGATCAGACACGTGCTCTTCTTGTGAACGGCGAAGGGCCGGGATACATCGCTACAGCCTGCAAGGAGGTCGGGGCCACCCTAGTCCACTTCTCCACCGATTATGTCTTCTCTGGTGACCGGATGGTCTACTACGAGGACGATCCCGTATCGCCGATCAACGTCTATGGCAGGGCCAAGGCGCTCGGGGAGGAGCGGGTGATGGCTGGCTGCCATGACTATCGGATCATCCGGACCTCCCGCCTCTTTGGGCCGTACGGCGAGAACTTCGTCACGTTGATGCTCCAGCGTTCTGCTGATAAGAAGACGGTTACGGTGATCAATGACGAGGTCAGCTCGCCGACCTACATCCCCGACCTCGCCAGCATGGTGCCGGCTGTGATCAGTGCTCAGCCCGGGATCTATCATGTGACTAACAGCGGGTCCTGCTCCTGGTACGAGTTCGCGGCTGCGGTGATCGGAAACGCGGTCCCGGTACATGCCGCGCAGTGCAGAAAACGGGCACCCCGCCCTCGATCCTCGGTGCTCTGCTCGCGAACCCTCCCCCCCCTCCGCTCCTGGCAGCAGGCACTCGGTAAGTATCTACAGGAACTGAACCGATGA
- a CDS encoding sugar phosphate nucleotidyltransferase gives MKGVILAGGTGSRLLPLTKVTNKHLLPVYDRPMIFYPLQKLIEAGIEEIMIVSGRGHAGHFLELLGSGAAFGVRLTYEIQDGAGGIAQALGLARKWAQGESIAVILGDNIFEDDFREKITSFTSGGRIFLKEVPDANRFGVAQVKGDRVIGIEEKPEEPKSNLAVTGLYLYDSEVFDIISTLKPSARGELEITDVNNAYIARGTMGFSVLSGFWSDAGTFDSLMRASLMVQEHRKAGKQ, from the coding sequence ATGAAAGGTGTAATACTGGCGGGAGGCACAGGCTCGCGCCTCCTTCCCCTGACGAAGGTCACCAACAAGCATCTGCTACCGGTCTATGATCGGCCGATGATCTTCTATCCACTCCAGAAACTGATCGAAGCCGGGATCGAGGAGATCATGATCGTCTCAGGGCGGGGACATGCCGGCCATTTTCTGGAGCTGCTCGGGTCCGGAGCGGCCTTTGGGGTCAGGCTGACCTACGAGATCCAGGACGGAGCCGGCGGGATCGCCCAGGCCCTTGGGCTGGCCCGAAAATGGGCGCAGGGTGAGAGCATCGCCGTCATCCTCGGTGACAACATCTTTGAGGATGACTTCCGCGAGAAGATCACCTCGTTCACCTCCGGCGGCAGGATCTTTCTCAAAGAGGTGCCCGACGCCAACCGATTCGGGGTCGCTCAGGTGAAAGGGGACCGGGTGATCGGGATCGAAGAGAAGCCGGAAGAGCCGAAGTCCAATCTGGCCGTGACCGGGCTGTACCTGTACGACTCCGAAGTCTTCGATATCATCAGCACTCTGAAACCCTCGGCCAGGGGTGAACTGGAGATCACCGATGTCAACAACGCCTACATTGCCAGAGGAACGATGGGGTTCTCAGTGTTATCGGGGTTCTGGTCTGATGCCGGGACCTTCGATTCGTTGATGCGAGCCAGTCTAATGGTGCAGGAGCACAGAAAAGCAGGAAAACAGTGA
- a CDS encoding NAD(P)-dependent oxidoreductase — MTEQTRIGVVGTGFIGKGIVMSLENQPDLRISHVLTNSDISRRNDYPGKHLLTNSVEDLISGSDLIVECSGEAVSATYVVDKVIKAGLPVVTMDAELQVTTGSYFAKKGFITEAEGDQPGCLAALDEEARQMGFSPQVYGNIKGYLNYTPTIEDMRFWSQKQGISLDKTTAFTDGTKVQIEQALVANGLGAQILQDGMLGPEADDIQSGGLILAEAAKKMGTKVSDYILAPGAPAGVFIVAEHEERLIPYLRYYKMGEGPWYTLVRNFHLCHLEVIKTIRRVLDGGEVLLNNSTAPTVSVGAIAKRDLEPGQILKRGIGSFDVRGTALTIANNSQHVPIALLTGAVLTEQVKAGAQITFDDVEVPASLACDIWLKNN; from the coding sequence ATGACAGAACAGACACGGATCGGCGTGGTCGGGACCGGGTTCATCGGCAAAGGGATCGTGATGTCCCTCGAGAACCAGCCCGATCTTCGGATCAGCCATGTACTGACCAATTCGGATATCTCCCGACGGAATGACTATCCAGGAAAACACCTGTTGACCAACTCGGTGGAGGACCTGATCAGCGGGTCTGACCTGATCGTCGAGTGTAGCGGCGAAGCTGTCTCGGCCACCTATGTGGTCGACAAGGTGATCAAGGCCGGCCTCCCGGTTGTGACGATGGACGCGGAACTGCAGGTGACGACCGGGTCGTACTTTGCCAAGAAGGGGTTCATCACCGAGGCCGAGGGAGACCAGCCCGGCTGTCTGGCAGCGCTCGACGAGGAGGCCCGGCAGATGGGCTTCTCCCCGCAGGTCTACGGGAACATCAAGGGGTATCTGAACTACACTCCAACCATCGAGGATATGCGGTTCTGGTCCCAGAAGCAGGGGATCAGCCTCGATAAGACCACTGCCTTCACCGATGGAACGAAGGTTCAGATCGAACAGGCGCTGGTCGCCAACGGGCTCGGAGCCCAGATCCTGCAGGACGGGATGCTCGGCCCCGAAGCAGATGATATTCAGTCCGGCGGGCTGATCCTCGCCGAAGCCGCAAAGAAGATGGGGACGAAGGTGAGCGACTACATCCTCGCCCCAGGCGCTCCCGCCGGGGTCTTCATCGTCGCAGAGCACGAGGAGCGGCTCATTCCCTATCTCAGATATTATAAGATGGGCGAGGGGCCCTGGTACACCCTCGTTCGAAATTTCCATCTCTGCCACCTCGAAGTGATCAAGACGATCCGACGGGTGCTGGACGGGGGAGAGGTGCTGTTGAACAACAGTACTGCCCCAACGGTCAGTGTCGGTGCGATCGCAAAGCGGGATCTCGAACCAGGACAGATCCTCAAGCGGGGAATCGGATCCTTTGATGTACGGGGGACAGCGCTCACCATTGCGAACAACTCCCAGCATGTCCCGATCGCTCTTCTCACCGGGGCCGTGCTGACCGAGCAGGTCAAAGCGGGTGCACAGATAACCTTCGACGATGTCGAGGTACCGGCAAGCCTGGCCTGTGATATCTGGTTGAAGAATAATTAA
- a CDS encoding glycosyltransferase family 2 protein produces MEFFDGAQPMKVLVAIPCFNEGLTIGSLVLKARQYADEVLVIDDGSKDLTAEIATLAGATVISHLGCLGKGAGVRDAMNYARDGGYRALVLIDGDGQHCPDEIPAVVAPILSGRADLVIGSRFLETDYDIPLYRRFGQIVLNIFTNASSDYHSTDSQSGFRALSKRALEDLELKSDGYNVESDMLSSFSSRGYTITEVPISVKYEVPHKHKKNPLTHGFGVLTNIIGTIGAKRPLTAFGTPGILIALFGLIISTWGAYRYTQTTQIPFFTISIGALLTLTGLLLITSGLILHSLMALLRNRS; encoded by the coding sequence ATGGAGTTCTTCGATGGAGCGCAGCCGATGAAGGTGCTGGTTGCGATCCCCTGTTTCAATGAAGGGCTCACCATCGGGTCGCTGGTTCTGAAAGCTCGGCAGTATGCCGACGAGGTGCTGGTCATCGACGATGGTTCAAAAGATCTGACGGCCGAGATCGCAACTCTGGCAGGAGCGACCGTGATCTCCCATTTGGGGTGCCTCGGGAAGGGTGCCGGTGTCCGGGACGCGATGAACTATGCCCGTGACGGTGGGTATCGGGCGCTGGTGTTGATCGATGGTGACGGACAGCACTGCCCGGATGAGATCCCGGCAGTGGTCGCCCCGATCCTCTCGGGACGGGCGGACCTAGTGATCGGGTCTCGATTCCTCGAGACCGACTATGACATTCCGCTCTACCGGCGGTTCGGTCAGATCGTGCTGAACATCTTCACGAACGCCTCCTCAGATTACCACTCGACCGACTCGCAGTCCGGCTTCCGGGCCCTCTCCAAGCGTGCCCTTGAGGATCTGGAACTGAAGTCCGATGGCTATAATGTCGAGTCTGACATGCTCTCGTCCTTCTCGTCCAGGGGATATACGATCACCGAGGTACCGATCTCAGTGAAGTATGAGGTGCCGCACAAGCACAAGAAGAACCCGTTGACCCATGGATTTGGGGTCCTGACCAATATCATCGGGACCATCGGAGCGAAGAGGCCGCTGACGGCCTTCGGCACCCCGGGGATCCTGATCGCCCTGTTCGGCCTGATCATCTCCACCTGGGGGGCGTACCGGTATACCCAGACCACGCAGATCCCGTTCTTCACGATATCCATCGGAGCGTTGCTGACCCTGACCGGACTGCTATTGATCACCTCTGGACTGATCCTTCATTCGCTGATGGCACTCTTAAGAAACAGAAGTTAA
- a CDS encoding M42 family metallopeptidase produces MVKKLLQQLSDAHGTSGNEESIYALIKKEITPYVDEILEDTMGNLIAVKHGDDFKVMLAAHMDEIGLMVSYVDEKGFIRFVPIGGWYAPTLYNQRVLIHGKNGMIAGVVGGKPPHMMKDEERKRGVKIEEMFVDVGAASVEEVAALGIEIGDPVTVDRSFAELSNNRVSGKAFDNRAGVVMLIKAMQRMKSPSTVYAVFTVQEEVGCKGAKTSAFGIDPDCAIATDVTIPGDHPGIEQKDAPVKMGKGPVVAIVEAGGRGVVAHKRMISWLRDAAEKAQIPVQFEVGSGGVTDASSIYLTRAGIPCTSFSIPTRYIHSPVEVLDIADLEAAVDLLVEALKTRPDFSTH; encoded by the coding sequence ATGGTAAAAAAACTGTTACAGCAACTATCAGATGCCCATGGCACATCAGGCAACGAAGAGAGTATCTATGCATTGATTAAGAAGGAGATCACCCCCTATGTCGACGAGATTCTCGAAGATACGATGGGCAACCTGATAGCCGTCAAACATGGCGATGACTTCAAGGTGATGCTGGCCGCCCACATGGACGAGATCGGGCTGATGGTCAGCTATGTCGATGAGAAGGGGTTCATCCGGTTCGTCCCGATCGGCGGCTGGTATGCCCCTACCCTGTACAACCAGCGGGTCCTGATCCATGGAAAGAACGGGATGATCGCCGGCGTCGTCGGTGGCAAGCCTCCGCATATGATGAAGGACGAAGAACGGAAACGGGGCGTCAAGATCGAGGAGATGTTCGTCGATGTCGGTGCCGCATCGGTTGAGGAGGTCGCAGCTCTCGGAATTGAAATCGGTGACCCGGTCACCGTCGACCGTTCGTTTGCTGAATTATCGAACAACCGTGTCAGTGGCAAGGCCTTTGACAACCGGGCCGGCGTTGTGATGCTCATTAAGGCCATGCAGCGGATGAAGTCCCCGTCCACGGTCTATGCCGTATTCACCGTCCAGGAGGAAGTCGGATGTAAGGGGGCGAAGACCAGCGCCTTTGGGATCGATCCTGACTGTGCAATCGCCACCGACGTGACGATCCCCGGAGACCATCCCGGCATCGAGCAGAAGGACGCCCCGGTGAAGATGGGCAAGGGGCCGGTCGTCGCCATCGTCGAGGCGGGCGGACGGGGTGTAGTCGCCCATAAACGAATGATCTCATGGCTTCGGGACGCCGCAGAGAAAGCCCAGATCCCGGTCCAGTTCGAGGTTGGAAGTGGCGGAGTGACCGACGCTTCATCTATCTACCTGACCCGAGCTGGCATCCCCTGCACCTCCTTCTCGATCCCGACCCGGTATATCCACTCCCCGGTAGAGGTGCTCGACATCGCCGATCTCGAGGCTGCGGTCGATCTCCTGGTCGAGGCGCTGAAGACTCGTCCGGACTTCTCCACCCACTAA
- a CDS encoding pyridoxal phosphate-dependent aminotransferase gives MMIRRAYAPGIASVEVSGIRKWFEGAGPGSINLGLGQPDLPTPANIGEAAIAAIRGNKTGYTPNAGISELREALAAKFLRENQIRYTPDQIIVTAGASEALHLVIQSLVSPGDRVLVQDPGFVSYAALATIAGGRPEGLKLDDRFHIDVEQAKAAMDGARLIVINSPANPTGAVEPEASIRALVEYAMDAGVTVVSDEVYEHFTYGVSHTSPARFGDDVITINATSKTYAMTGWRVGCLAGPEEHLAQCIKLHQYAQACATSIAQYAAVEAYTGDQTCIGIMHDEYQARLDLVYGGLTDLGFVFPRPEGAFYLFVPMDPALADRIIEHGVTIVPGEAFGVNEPNYARISYAASREDLATALGRIREVMRK, from the coding sequence ATGATGATCAGAAGAGCATATGCCCCTGGAATCGCATCTGTGGAGGTCTCTGGGATCAGGAAATGGTTTGAAGGAGCCGGCCCGGGTTCGATCAACCTTGGCCTCGGACAGCCCGACCTGCCGACACCGGCGAATATCGGTGAGGCTGCTATCGCTGCCATAAGGGGGAATAAAACCGGGTACACACCCAATGCTGGGATCTCAGAACTCCGCGAAGCCCTGGCCGCGAAATTCCTGCGTGAGAACCAGATCAGGTACACCCCTGACCAGATCATCGTCACTGCCGGAGCCAGTGAGGCCCTCCATCTGGTGATACAGTCCCTGGTTAGCCCTGGCGACCGGGTGCTGGTACAGGACCCCGGCTTCGTCTCGTATGCGGCCCTGGCCACCATCGCCGGAGGAAGACCAGAAGGACTCAAACTCGACGACCGGTTCCATATCGATGTCGAGCAGGCCAAGGCAGCAATGGACGGAGCCCGGCTGATTGTCATTAACTCTCCTGCCAACCCGACCGGGGCTGTAGAACCGGAAGCATCTATCAGAGCATTGGTCGAGTACGCGATGGATGCCGGCGTCACCGTCGTCTCAGACGAGGTCTACGAACACTTCACCTATGGGGTCTCGCATACCAGCCCTGCCCGGTTCGGTGATGACGTGATCACCATCAATGCGACCAGCAAGACCTATGCGATGACTGGCTGGCGGGTCGGGTGTCTGGCCGGGCCGGAGGAGCATCTCGCCCAGTGTATCAAACTTCACCAGTATGCCCAGGCCTGTGCCACCTCAATCGCACAGTATGCTGCCGTCGAGGCCTATACTGGCGACCAGACCTGTATTGGCATAATGCATGATGAGTACCAGGCCCGTCTGGACCTGGTCTATGGTGGGCTGACCGATCTTGGTTTCGTCTTCCCGCGGCCGGAGGGGGCTTTCTATCTCTTCGTCCCGATGGACCCGGCCCTGGCCGACAGGATCATCGAGCATGGGGTCACGATCGTGCCCGGTGAGGCCTTCGGGGTCAATGAACCCAACTATGCCCGTATCAGTTACGCCGCCTCTCGTGAAGACTTGGCGACAGCCCTCGGGCGAATCAGAGAAGTGATGAGGAAATAA
- the hxlB gene encoding 6-phospho-3-hexuloisomerase yields the protein MEQHRVQGMMQLMATQVASIADTISDEEIDQFIDMLLKADRIYVMGAGRSGLVAKAFAMRLMHLGLSSFVVGETITPSFTPQDAMVVLSGSGKTKTVADIAETAREIGGNIGLITSNPDSRIGRIADCIVVLESVRDEIPDDSSEFDIRQMTGEHKSFAPLGTIFETTSMIFADSIISRLMELRKVDETQLKSRHANME from the coding sequence ATGGAACAGCACAGGGTACAGGGAATGATGCAATTGATGGCCACACAGGTGGCATCGATTGCAGATACGATATCTGATGAAGAGATCGATCAGTTCATCGACATGCTTCTGAAAGCGGATCGGATCTATGTGATGGGTGCCGGCCGGTCAGGCCTCGTGGCCAAGGCCTTTGCGATGAGGTTGATGCATCTCGGTCTGTCATCGTTCGTGGTCGGGGAGACAATTACTCCGTCCTTCACCCCTCAGGATGCGATGGTCGTCCTCTCAGGATCCGGGAAGACCAAGACCGTCGCTGATATCGCCGAGACTGCTAGGGAGATTGGGGGAAATATCGGCCTTATCACCTCCAACCCCGACTCACGGATCGGTAGGATCGCCGATTGCATTGTCGTCCTCGAGTCGGTGCGTGACGAAATTCCAGATGACTCCTCTGAGTTCGATATCCGTCAGATGACCGGCGAACATAAATCGTTCGCTCCGCTTGGCACCATCTTTGAGACCACGTCGATGATCTTTGCTGACTCGATCATCTCGCGGTTGATGGAACTCCGGAAGGTCGATGAGACCCAGCTCAAGTCGCGACACGCGAACATGGAGTGA
- a CDS encoding DUF3784 domain-containing protein gives MIFFLGIGYLIRFKGKVTLVAGYDPKRVRDSTGLSTWIGNSLLLIGVIGVITFLIEVLVDAQALAAFFTFALIIVPVVSIVTAWGARRFYKKEVE, from the coding sequence ATGATCTTCTTTCTGGGCATCGGGTATCTGATCCGATTCAAGGGCAAGGTCACCCTGGTCGCCGGATATGATCCCAAACGGGTCAGAGACAGCACAGGGCTCTCCACCTGGATTGGAAACAGTCTGCTGTTGATAGGGGTCATTGGGGTTATCACCTTCCTTATCGAGGTGCTGGTGGATGCCCAGGCCCTAGCAGCGTTCTTCACCTTCGCACTCATCATCGTACCGGTTGTCAGTATAGTCACTGCCTGGGGAGCCAGGAGATTCTACAAGAAGGAAGTAGAATAA